The Spinacia oleracea cultivar Varoflay chromosome 2, BTI_SOV_V1, whole genome shotgun sequence DNA segment AAGCTTCCTGCCCTTAGAGTTGGGTAATTCAGATGCCATTCTTGGGATACAATGGCTAGAAAAATTGGGTTCGGAGACAACAAATTGGAAAACTCAAGTTATGACTTACAAAGCAGGGTATACCATATTGACTGTTTGTGGTAATCCGTCACTAGCTCGGTCGAAAGTCACTCTCAAGGCAATGATGAAGGTCCTGATAAAAGAAGGGGGAGAGATATTGGTGGAGTTTAATCGACTTGAAGGGGAAGAGCTGGCCCAACCAGCCACCGTTTCTGCGGGCAATATTGGAGGAGTACAATGGGGTTTTTAAAGCACCAAAGGGACTGCCGCCGAAGAGAGAACATGTACATGCTATTGTGATGTACCGCCTTACCGTTATCCTCAAGTTCAGAAGGATGAGATAGAGAGGCTAGTAGCTGAGATGCTAGATGCCGGCATCATTCGACCTTCCACAAGTCCATACTCAAGTCCGGTATTACTGGTGAAGAAAAAAGACGGCTCCCGGAGGTTTTGTGTTGATTACCGTTCTCTCAACAAGGAGATGATGCAGGATAAATATCTTATTCCGATAATCGACGAGTTATTGGATGAGTTACATGGTGCGAAAATTTTCTCCCAAGGCAGGATACCATCAAATACTAGTACGACCGGAAGATACCCTTAAAATGGCGTTTCGGACTCATGAGGGACACAATGTGTTTCTTGTCAAGCCCTTCGGTCTCGCCAATGCGCCTACGACTTTCCAATCACTCATGAACGAGGTATTTTGATCGTACTTAAGAAAATTCGTTCTTGTGTTTTCTGATGATATAATTGTGTATAGTTCTTGTGAGGTAGATCATATAGGCCATATGAGGTGGGTATTGGGTAAGTTGGTAAAGAATTAATTGTTTGCCAATTTTAAAAAGTGCGAATTGGGCAAACGGGAGATGGCGTATGTTGGCCATGTAATTTCTGGCCTTTGAGTTTCAGTAGACCAGGAGAAATTAAAGCCATGGAGGAGTGGCCAATTCCACGCAATTTAAGAGATTTTAGGGGTTTTTTGGGGTTAACAGGCTATTACCGAAAATTTATAGCAGGGTACGCCCAAATAGCCCGACCGCTGTTTTTAAGCTCTGTTTGGTCGGATGAAATAGTCAAAAGCTGAAAATTAGTAGAAAGATAAAGTTGTCCGATGAAAACAGGTGTGCTAACAAAACAATGGGTTTTTTATTTGAATAGAAATGATTGGTAAATTACTGGATTTACTAGCTGAAAACGTATATTTACAACAAATGGGGTATTTGATTGATTAGTAGTGAGATAGACTTTAATGGTTAGAATTTTCCTTGTGAAGAAGGAAATGCATCCAACAAGAGAAAAGGAAGGAATGACAGTTTTTACGAAGTTGTCttcaaccaaaaaaaattaatttgacAGAGTCAGAAACTCAAATTTATATACCTGCAAAGACCACACGTTGATTGTTTTATCAAATGAAGAGCTGAAAAGATACCCACCTACAAAGGAAAAGAATATATCTTCAATATTACGCATTCAAAGAAGGAACAGCAGCACATTTTTATTTCCTTACTGAGCTAACCACAATCCTTTGTTACACAAGGTCCTTGTTCCCAACATACATTTCCAGGTTAGCAATTTAAATATACTCTACACGGGATAGTACATCTGGGAATTGAAGAATCTTCTCCATAAAAGACAATTGATATATATCTATGTGTAATCTTATAATTCTCTATCTTAAGAAAGACTAGGATGGCAAGCTAAAAGCTTTGTGTTCAAGTGATCaggaaaacaaaataaaagacTATCATCCTCACCTTCTTTTTCTGTTGATATCCGGAAAGTTCACAATCGCACAGCATTGTTATGGAACTTTATTACTAGAAACCAATATTAAACACAAGATGCACAAAAGTGAAAAAGTTACCTCCAACACATAATCCTGTTATAGAATCCAGATGGCCTTGCAAAACCTTACATTGAATTTTACCTGCAGATACTCCATCAACAACATTATCTACTGTAATTTTCCCCTCCAGACTAAGGTTCAGTTTGCAATCATCATGTTTTTCGGAGAATCTTGTTTCATTTCTTACATCATTTGACATATTGCACAACTCTCCCAAAACCAAGCATTGGCCAACATTCTCCGTCATGGATTGACTGTTAACGGAGACATGATTAATAGAATGGTACAATTTCAATCCTTTGATACACTTCCAGACATCCGTTACAAGTGGTCTAGTACTTGGATCAAAAGCCAAGCATTTGAGCAAAACTTCGTGCACTGATGAATAATCACTACCCAGTGACGGCTCCAACATAGCATTTACAGTTTCTACCCACTGAAGATACATGATCTTATACCCAGAAAGCTCCTCGTTCTTTCCTTGAAAAACAGTTGTCAAGTAATTGTACATCTCTAAAAGAAACTTATTCCCAATAAGAAGAATTATCAAAACACAGGCTAATAACCAGACATCTGATCCATAACTAACTGTATAACTAACATCATTCTTCTCTACCTCAAAATTTTCCCTACCAAGCAACTCCATCCACACTTCAGGGCTCACAAATGCACCCATGTTCAACATCTTTTGAATTAGTACTTGAGCCTCAGAGCCAGTGATTACACGCCCACCTTTGCCTTCCTCCACAAAACACTCACGAAACTTCCTTCCTATCACCAAGGCCTCACCTATGTCAACACAAACATGCCCAAACTCATCAAAGAAAACGCAAGACAGACCCCAACAACCACAAACAAAGCCTTCCAAATGCAAACGGATCAAAGCTTCACATAATTCAACACCAATTGTCCCCATCAACGAACCCCAGTCCGCATTATCTTGATCAATCCCATACCCCGACGACTCCAGATTCAATAACCCATTATTCATTTTCTGAGTAACTAAATATAGAGACCCATCATTTTCCATATCAAGCCACAACCCAAGAACATTGCACACTCTGGAATTTCTCAACGAAATCCTCAGGAGGGAACTTATTTCGTTTCTTTTATCAACATTCATCTGACTTACAATACTCATAATTTTGCCCATATAGCTGTACTCCAACAATTGATCATTCAACTCAAACTGTCCGATTTTAACAAGACCCACCACCTGATTTTCGACTAAATGACACCGCATAATTGCGGACGGCAAACTCAAATTCATAAAAGTAGAACTAATTCTAATCCTACCAGTAGTAGTAACCAATCCATCCTCCGTCGAAACCGCACCATCGGGAAGAATCCAGTCCTTCCAAGCAGCATATAGCTCCTCCGACCATATTCGCGGCGGAAAACGATGTCTTGGAGAGGAATTGACATTGAGTAGCGGGATGTTGGCATTTTCCTTTAGGGGTTTTGAGTTGGGGTCTTGTTcttgaaggaggagagagaaacggaGAAGGTCGATGTTCTTGGGGAGAGCAGTGGGGCCCTGCGCATGGGGGAACTTGACGAGCTGAGTGCAAGATGGGCAACGCAGGGTGTCCGGAAGGGTAAGAGGGCGGAGGAGATGAAGGTGTGCGAGGCATGTCTCGCACGCTGAATGTCCACACCCGAGTACGCGTGGAATTGCAGAGTCGCC contains these protein-coding regions:
- the LOC110799883 gene encoding uncharacterized protein isoform X2 codes for the protein MTSTSPPAMEPPECPVCLQSYDGDSAIPRVLGCGHSACETCLAHLHLLRPLTLPDTLRCPSCTQLVKFPHAQGPTALPKNIDLLRFSLLLQEQDPNSKPLKENANIPLLNVNSSPRHRFPPRIWSEELYAAWKDWILPDGAVSTEDGLVTTTGRIRISSTFMNLSLPSAIMRCHLVENQVVGLVKIGQFELNDQLLEYSYMGKIMSIVSQMNVDKRNEISSLLRISLRNSRVCNVLGLWLDMENDGSLYLVTQKMNNGLLNLESSGYGIDQDNADWGSLMGTIGVELCEALIRLHLEGFVCGCWGLSCVFFDEFGHVCVDIGEALVIGRKFRECFVEEGKGGRVITGSEAQVLIQKMLNMGAFVSPEVWMELLGRENFEVEKNDVSYTVSYGSDVWLLACVLIILLIGNKFLLEMYNYLTTVFQGKNEELSGYKIMYLQWVETVNAMLEPSLGSDYSSVHEVLLKCLAFDPSTRPLVTDVWKCIKGLKLYHSINHVSVNSQSMTENVGQCLVLGELCNMSNDVRNETRFSEKHDDCKLNLSLEGKITVDNVVDGVSAGKIQCKVLQGHLDSITGLCVGGGYLFSSSFDKTINVWSLQDFMHVHTFRGHEHRVMALVFVNQEKPLCISADRGGGIYAWEINETLAQKPLKKWYEEKDWRYSGIHALAVSECGCLYTGSGDRLIKAWLLRDHTLLCSMEGHKSVVSTLALCNGVLYSGSWDGTVRLWCLHDHSPLAVFGEDVPGTMSSVLSLFADQNMVIAGHENGCMKEIAGAESEMNVIEVGSIACDSVITAILCVQGVLFVGCANKLIKVYHCGA
- the LOC110799883 gene encoding uncharacterized protein isoform X3 — protein: MTSTSPPAMEPPECPVCLQSYDGDSAIPRVLGCGHSACETCLAHLHLLRPLTLPDTLRCPSCTQLVKFPHAQGPTALPKNIDLLRFSLLLQEQDPNSKPLKENANIPLLNVNSSPRHRFPPRIWSEELYAAWKDWILPDGAVSTEDGLVTTTGRIRISSTFMNLSLPSAIMRCHLVENQVVGLVKIGQFELNDQLLEYSYMGKIMSIVSQMNVDKRNEISSLLRISLRNSRVCNVLGLWLDMENDGSLYLVTQKMNNGLLNLESSGYGIDQDNADWGSLMGTIGVELCEALIRLHLEGFVCGCWGLSCVFFDEFGHVCVDIGEALVIGRKFRECFVEEGKGGRVITGSEAQVLIQKMLNMGAFVSPEVWMELLGRENFEVEKNDVSYTVSYGSDVWLLACVLIILLIGNKFLLEMYNYLTTVFQGKNEELSGYKIMYLQWVETVNAMLEPSLGSDYSSVHEVLLKCLAFDPSTRPLVTDVWKCIKGLKLYHSINHVSVNSQSMTENVGQCLVLGELCNMSNDVRNETRFSEKHDDCKLNLSLEGKITVDNVVDGVSAGKIQCKVLQGHLDSITGLCVGGGYLFSSSFDKTINVWSLQDFMHVHTFRGHEHRVMALVFVNQEKPLCISADRGGGIYAWEINETLAQKPLKKWYEEKDWRYSGIHALAVSECGCLYTGSGDRLIKAWLLRYGRS
- the LOC110799883 gene encoding uncharacterized protein isoform X1; protein product: MTSTSPPAMEPPECPVCLQSYDGDSAIPRVLGCGHSACETCLAHLHLLRPLTLPDTLRCPSCTQLVKFPHAQGPTALPKNIDLLRFSLLLQEQDPNSKPLKENANIPLLNVNSSPRHRFPPRIWSEELYAAWKDWILPDGAVSTEDGLVTTTGRIRISSTFMNLSLPSAIMRCHLVENQVVGLVKIGQFELNDQLLEYSYMGKIMSIVSQMNVDKRNEISSLLRISLRNSRVCNVLGLWLDMENDGSLYLVTQKMNNGLLNLESSGYGIDQDNADWGSLMGTIGVELCEALIRLHLEGFVCGCWGLSCVFFDEFGHVCVDIGEALVIGRKFRECFVEEGKGGRVITGSEAQVLIQKMLNMGAFVSPEVWMELLGRENFEVEKNDVSYTVSYGSDVWLLACVLIILLIGNKFLLEMYNYLTTVFQGKNEELSGYKIMYLQWVETVNAMLEPSLGSDYSSVHEVLLKCLAFDPSTRPLVTDVWKCIKGLKLYHSINHVSVNSQSMTENVGQCLVLGELCNMSNDVRNETRFSEKHDDCKLNLSLEGKITVDNVVDGVSAGKIQCKVLQGHLDSITGLCVGGGYLFSSSFDKTINVWSLQDFMHVHTFRGHEHRVMALVFVNQEKPLCISADRGGGIYAWEINETLAQKPLKKWYEEKDWRYSGIHALAVSECGCLYTGSGDRLIKAWLLRDHTLLCSMEGHKSVVSTLALCNGVLYSGSWDGTVRLWCLHDHSPLAVFGEDVPGTMSSVLSLFADQNMVIAGHENGCMKIWMNDVLKISIKILNGAIFSLDMNGKSLFLGGLNQTVKVQEIAGAESEMNVIEVGSIACDSVITAILCVQGVLFVGCANKLIKVYHCGA